One genomic window of Streptomyces sp. NBC_01276 includes the following:
- a CDS encoding ABC transporter substrate-binding protein, protein MKRSFIRFVGAAGVLTLAFAATGCSGSASGTPSASGKASITFWGWAPGYEDAVNAFNAGHPDIKVTYQTVQPGAKGGYQKMLNAVKAGNAPCLAQVGYETMPSFAAQGALQDVSKHAGSAKQEYQSAAWNAVSLGKAVYGAPVDTGPMALFYNKKLFDSLGLKPPTTWAEYRAAGEKIHASDPKRFISSPYLDYDYAGLAWQAGADWFGVDKDAWKVNMASAENKKVADYWQGLANDGLISSAPMYDQAWYTGLGNGDIATVVGAVWQAGVIKGGAKDGDGQWAVAPMPQWQEGDKKVGNAGGSATAVLKGCENTAAAWEFAHWLGTDKQAFGTLVEKASLYPAANDLLHLPQLKADPYFGGQQIYDVFAAAAPDVDPGWTWGPLMTSTVADLNDGLGKAWTGKGTIAQALGHAQDSTLAEMRKQGLAVAQ, encoded by the coding sequence GTGAAGCGTAGTTTCATCCGTTTTGTGGGAGCGGCGGGAGTCCTCACCCTCGCCTTTGCGGCCACCGGCTGCTCGGGGTCGGCGTCCGGCACCCCATCGGCCTCCGGAAAGGCATCGATAACATTCTGGGGATGGGCCCCCGGCTACGAGGACGCCGTCAACGCCTTCAACGCAGGCCACCCGGACATCAAGGTCACCTACCAAACGGTGCAGCCCGGGGCGAAGGGTGGCTACCAGAAGATGCTGAACGCCGTGAAGGCGGGCAACGCACCCTGCCTGGCCCAGGTGGGGTACGAGACGATGCCCAGCTTCGCCGCCCAGGGCGCCCTCCAGGACGTGTCGAAGCACGCCGGCTCCGCCAAGCAGGAGTACCAGAGCGCCGCCTGGAACGCGGTGAGTCTCGGCAAGGCCGTCTACGGAGCTCCGGTGGACACCGGCCCCATGGCCCTCTTCTACAACAAGAAGCTGTTCGACTCGCTCGGTCTGAAGCCCCCGACCACCTGGGCCGAGTATCGCGCCGCGGGGGAGAAGATCCACGCCTCCGACCCCAAGCGGTTCATCTCCTCGCCCTACCTCGACTACGACTACGCCGGGCTCGCCTGGCAGGCCGGCGCCGACTGGTTCGGCGTCGACAAGGACGCCTGGAAGGTCAACATGGCCTCCGCGGAGAACAAGAAGGTCGCGGACTACTGGCAGGGCCTCGCGAACGACGGCCTGATCAGCAGCGCCCCCATGTACGACCAGGCGTGGTACACGGGGCTGGGCAACGGCGACATCGCCACGGTCGTGGGGGCGGTGTGGCAGGCGGGAGTCATCAAGGGCGGCGCCAAGGACGGGGACGGGCAGTGGGCCGTCGCCCCCATGCCGCAGTGGCAGGAGGGCGACAAGAAGGTCGGCAACGCGGGCGGATCGGCCACGGCCGTGCTCAAGGGCTGCGAGAACACCGCGGCTGCATGGGAGTTCGCCCACTGGCTGGGAACCGACAAGCAGGCGTTCGGCACGCTGGTCGAGAAGGCTTCGCTCTATCCCGCAGCGAACGATCTGCTCCACCTGCCGCAGCTGAAGGCCGACCCCTACTTCGGCGGCCAGCAGATCTACGACGTCTTCGCCGCGGCCGCGCCCGACGTCGACCCCGGGTGGACCTGGGGCCCGCTGATGACCTCCACGGTCGCGGACCTCAATGACGGCCTCGGCAAGGCGTGGACCGGAAAGGGAACCATCGCGCAGGCCCTGGGCCACGCTCAGGACTCGACCCTGGCCGAAATGCGCAAGCAGGGCCTGGCGGTCGCGCAGTAG
- a CDS encoding LacI family DNA-binding transcriptional regulator, whose protein sequence is MVDVARVAGVSAQTVSRALAGHPNVQEKTRAKVLAAVDQLGYRRNNAARMLSSGRSRSIGVVTLQTSFYSRAAVTSGIEKAAHEAGYAVSAATTASLDTSAIENALSRLADQDVEGIILSVPLIHTSSRIEQLTRSTPTVTIDGSRTDATEVLAIDQVQAARIATQHLLDLGHETVWHITGPVEWLESAHRRDGWQSALESAGRAVPPPLEGDWSPASGYRNGLVLARIPDVTAVFVASDEMAFGVIRALHEAGRRVPDDISVVGFDDIELAEYCSPSLTTIAQPFQHMGALAVTHLLRQIDAPGPVPEPRSVEPRLVVRSSTTTAPGR, encoded by the coding sequence ATGGTGGACGTTGCCCGGGTTGCGGGCGTGTCCGCGCAGACCGTCTCGCGCGCGCTCGCCGGCCACCCCAACGTGCAGGAGAAGACGCGCGCGAAGGTCTTGGCGGCGGTCGACCAGCTCGGCTACCGCCGCAACAACGCCGCGCGGATGCTCTCGTCGGGCCGGAGCCGGAGCATCGGCGTCGTGACCCTCCAGACGAGCTTCTACTCCAGGGCCGCCGTAACCTCCGGCATCGAGAAGGCTGCCCATGAGGCCGGCTACGCCGTCAGCGCCGCCACCACCGCCTCGCTGGACACCTCCGCCATCGAGAACGCGCTCTCCCGGCTCGCTGACCAGGACGTCGAAGGGATCATCCTCTCGGTGCCGCTCATTCATACCAGCAGCAGGATCGAGCAGCTCACCCGCTCCACGCCCACCGTCACCATCGACGGCTCGCGCACCGACGCGACCGAGGTCCTCGCGATCGACCAGGTCCAGGCCGCTCGCATCGCCACCCAGCACCTGCTGGACCTCGGACACGAGACGGTGTGGCACATCACCGGCCCCGTGGAGTGGCTGGAATCAGCCCACCGCCGCGACGGCTGGCAATCCGCCCTCGAAAGCGCGGGCCGTGCGGTGCCGCCACCGCTGGAGGGGGACTGGTCACCCGCCTCGGGCTACCGGAACGGCCTGGTGCTCGCGCGGATCCCGGACGTCACCGCCGTTTTCGTCGCGAGCGACGAGATGGCCTTCGGGGTGATCAGGGCCCTGCACGAGGCGGGGCGGCGCGTACCGGACGACATCTCGGTTGTCGGATTCGACGACATCGAGCTCGCCGAGTACTGCTCACCCTCCCTCACCACCATCGCCCAGCCGTTCCAGCACATGGGCGCCCTCGCGGTGACCCATCTGCTCCGCCAGATCGACGCCCCCGGCCCCGTCCCCGAGCCGCGCTCGGTCGAACCGCGCCTCGTCGTACGTTCCAGCACGACGACCGCGCCCGGTCGCTGA
- a CDS encoding FG-GAP-like repeat-containing protein: MLVSPPRDRPRAGLRSPVTVGRSDLNAGTSGAVVEATDVVVHPERNVALLKLSTPVTNVALALLSGQAPAAGQALHSAGFGRIASSWVPGLLNSGQFSVTATTADGVVDLQPSGDSAICQGDAGGPITRDNAGRHELVALTTGSWLGSCLGAPEGETRRGARAVRVDDLGQWVKDNVTVPGPDTSNLTDQRALADFNGDGKADLAAVDKNGTLQIYRSRAEGTFEPTPTAVGTPGVWKTVQRIFAGDFNGDGKRDIAAVWESDRIQLHSGKGDGTFNLATVLSPQNATWAQLKHLTRYKVDPSSPKDGVLATRPNGDLYAYKVGTNGQLDFNGGKKIWPDTSFNSVIILGTGDFNGDGCDDVVGVWENGALVRWTGNASGTLDSGGLAAAGTWTDLKIVTGDVDGDGKIDIVSWKGTKMTFHRGRGNGTFEGVQP, from the coding sequence TTGCTGGTCAGCCCGCCGCGGGACCGGCCGAGGGCCGGGCTGCGGAGCCCCGTTACCGTCGGCCGCTCGGACCTGAACGCGGGTACCAGCGGAGCCGTCGTCGAGGCCACCGATGTGGTCGTCCATCCGGAACGCAATGTCGCCCTGCTCAAGCTGAGCACGCCGGTCACCAATGTCGCCCTGGCGCTGCTGTCTGGTCAGGCGCCCGCCGCAGGGCAGGCCCTGCACAGCGCTGGTTTCGGGCGTATCGCGAGCAGCTGGGTTCCCGGGCTGCTGAACAGTGGCCAGTTCAGCGTCACCGCCACCACCGCTGACGGGGTCGTCGATCTCCAGCCCTCTGGTGACTCGGCGATCTGCCAGGGCGACGCGGGCGGCCCAATCACGCGTGACAACGCGGGCCGGCACGAGCTGGTCGCCCTGACCACCGGCTCCTGGCTCGGCTCCTGCCTCGGTGCCCCGGAGGGTGAGACTCGTAGGGGGGCTCGGGCTGTGCGCGTCGACGACCTCGGGCAGTGGGTCAAGGACAACGTCACCGTGCCGGGTCCCGACACCAGTAACCTGACCGACCAGCGTGCGCTGGCGGACTTCAACGGGGACGGCAAGGCCGACCTGGCCGCCGTCGACAAGAACGGCACCCTCCAGATCTACCGCAGCCGCGCCGAGGGCACGTTCGAGCCGACCCCGACTGCCGTCGGAACCCCCGGCGTGTGGAAGACGGTCCAGCGGATCTTCGCCGGCGACTTCAACGGCGACGGCAAGCGGGACATCGCCGCCGTCTGGGAAAGCGACCGCATCCAGCTGCATTCCGGCAAGGGCGACGGTACCTTCAACCTCGCAACCGTGCTGAGCCCCCAGAACGCCACCTGGGCGCAGCTCAAGCACCTCACCCGCTACAAGGTAGACCCCTCCAGCCCCAAGGACGGCGTCCTCGCGACCCGCCCCAACGGCGATCTGTACGCCTACAAGGTCGGTACGAACGGTCAGCTCGACTTCAACGGCGGCAAGAAGATCTGGCCCGACACCTCCTTCAACAGCGTCATCATCCTCGGCACCGGTGACTTCAACGGCGACGGCTGTGACGACGTCGTGGGCGTCTGGGAGAACGGCGCCCTGGTCCGCTGGACCGGCAACGCCTCCGGGACCCTGGACTCCGGCGGTCTGGCCGCGGCCGGCACCTGGACCGACCTGAAGATCGTCACCGGTGACGTCGACGGCGACGGCAAGATCGACATCGTCAGCTGGAAGGGCACCAAGATGACCTTCCACCGTGGCCGGGGCAACGGCACCTTCGAGGGCGTCCAGCCCTGA
- a CDS encoding D-alanyl-D-alanine carboxypeptidase family protein has protein sequence MRRARGTLAVTIAAGALLAATSPAQAAPVPALTAAGAIVIDGTNGATLTAKDADTKRPMASTTKIMTALVVTSLPNLNLDQKVTVKQEYLDYVYVQGASSAQLKAGATPTVRQLLYGMMLPSGCDAAYALADTFGTGTTMAARTADFIAKMNAKAKELGMANTVFDSFDGISSTGKNLASPRDLATLTRQAMADPLFQTLVKTTTYSTGGTSAVAAWSNTNLLVQPRPTGYGVPGAIGVKTGTTTAAGKCLVFSVTRNGKTIIGVLLNDEERYMDSMALTDWALGPAAGSKNALQRSNTAPIPDVLD, from the coding sequence ATGCGGCGCGCCAGGGGCACGCTCGCGGTGACCATCGCCGCCGGCGCCCTGCTCGCGGCCACGTCTCCGGCCCAGGCCGCACCCGTCCCGGCGCTCACCGCGGCCGGCGCCATCGTGATCGACGGCACCAACGGGGCCACGCTCACCGCCAAGGACGCCGACACCAAGCGCCCCATGGCGAGCACCACGAAGATCATGACCGCCCTGGTGGTTACCTCCCTGCCGAACCTCAACCTCGACCAGAAGGTCACGGTCAAGCAGGAGTACCTGGACTACGTCTACGTCCAGGGAGCGAGCTCGGCCCAGCTCAAGGCCGGGGCGACCCCGACGGTCCGTCAGCTGCTGTACGGGATGATGCTGCCGTCGGGCTGCGACGCCGCTTACGCCCTCGCGGACACCTTCGGCACGGGTACGACCATGGCGGCCCGCACGGCGGACTTCATCGCGAAGATGAACGCCAAGGCCAAGGAACTCGGCATGGCGAACACCGTCTTCGACTCCTTCGACGGCATCTCGTCGACCGGCAAGAACCTGGCCAGCCCGCGCGACCTGGCCACGCTCACCCGGCAGGCGATGGCCGACCCGCTGTTCCAGACGCTGGTGAAGACCACCACGTACAGCACCGGCGGCACCTCCGCCGTTGCCGCCTGGAGCAACACCAACCTGCTGGTCCAGCCGCGACCGACCGGTTATGGCGTTCCGGGCGCGATCGGCGTGAAGACCGGCACGACCACCGCCGCCGGCAAGTGCCTCGTCTTCTCCGTCACCCGCAACGGCAAGACCATCATCGGTGTCCTGCTGAACGACGAGGAGCGCTACATGGACTCCATGGCCCTCACCGACTGGGCCCTCGGCCCGGCAGCCGGCTCCAAGAACGCCCTCCAGCGCAGCAACACCGCCCCGATCCCCGACGTCCTCGACTGA
- a CDS encoding ABC-three component system protein, with product MADTGEQYEASASALGYLFQFAKALHICIEQWMSGDMDWSVAVEAADDVEIHQGPDTRLIQLKQRADGVRMTDLAEDLWKTLRIWAEAAKADRIVLAETKLFLLTTAEIPEGSAAFCLQPRSSQHRDEDRALNMLREARRASKATKGSLPKCFDAFDNLDRGDRPLQRSLMSRIEILSGTPDIKEVRTALQGLAAFAVGHEAAKAFLVRLEGWFYDRVIEQMQTPGGRPVTGIEFDEMLSDLQRQFRHDNLPIDPDISGMDSDPSQAGDQQFVRQLGLIGVGADRIGLAVRDYVRAFAQRSRWSTENLLRAGELGKYERKLVEEWQSRFAEMAEELGPEATEEEKKKEARLIYRWVDREARFPIRSGCDETFVTKGSYHMLADELKVGWHPDFSARLIALLEPARAR from the coding sequence ATGGCAGACACCGGTGAGCAGTATGAGGCGTCGGCTTCGGCGCTGGGGTACCTCTTCCAGTTCGCCAAGGCTCTGCACATCTGCATCGAGCAGTGGATGAGCGGCGACATGGATTGGAGTGTCGCGGTCGAGGCAGCCGACGACGTCGAAATCCATCAAGGCCCGGATACACGCCTGATCCAGCTCAAACAGCGTGCTGACGGTGTTCGCATGACCGACCTGGCAGAGGACCTGTGGAAAACACTCCGGATCTGGGCGGAAGCAGCCAAAGCTGACCGGATCGTGCTCGCTGAGACCAAGTTGTTTCTCCTCACGACAGCCGAGATCCCTGAGGGCAGCGCAGCGTTCTGCCTACAACCCCGGAGCAGCCAGCACCGCGATGAAGACCGCGCCCTGAACATGCTCCGCGAAGCCCGCAGAGCCTCGAAGGCGACGAAGGGCTCCCTGCCGAAGTGCTTCGATGCCTTCGACAACCTGGACCGGGGCGACAGACCACTGCAACGCTCCTTGATGTCCCGCATTGAGATTCTCAGCGGCACCCCGGACATCAAGGAGGTCCGTACCGCGCTGCAGGGCCTTGCCGCCTTCGCCGTCGGGCACGAGGCGGCGAAGGCCTTCCTCGTTCGTCTGGAGGGCTGGTTCTACGACCGCGTGATCGAACAGATGCAGACGCCAGGCGGGAGGCCAGTTACGGGCATCGAGTTCGATGAGATGCTCTCGGACCTGCAGCGTCAGTTCCGACACGACAACCTGCCGATCGACCCCGACATCTCTGGCATGGACTCGGACCCCTCCCAGGCGGGCGACCAGCAGTTTGTCCGCCAGTTGGGCCTTATCGGTGTCGGCGCCGACCGGATTGGCCTGGCAGTGCGGGACTACGTTCGGGCCTTCGCTCAGCGATCTCGCTGGTCCACCGAGAATCTGTTGCGTGCCGGCGAACTCGGCAAGTACGAGCGCAAGCTGGTCGAGGAGTGGCAGTCCCGCTTCGCCGAGATGGCGGAAGAGCTCGGCCCCGAGGCTACTGAGGAGGAGAAGAAGAAGGAGGCCAGGCTCATCTACCGCTGGGTCGACCGTGAGGCCCGTTTCCCCATCCGCTCAGGGTGCGACGAGACGTTTGTGACCAAGGGCTCGTACCACATGCTTGCGGATGAACTCAAAGTGGGATGGCATCCGGACTTCTCCGCGCGCCTTATAGCGCTCCTTGAGCCGGCCCGGGCACGCTGA
- a CDS encoding three component ABC system middle component: MELSREERALYNPAFTALLCIRAVQGHAKAYETPCPLPVAVTASIMALQPAIRDALPATAGTGLMGWLEANQHVRIEMSRNATALAAVVRPGLLLALQSRVVFCTTTGLMLKPRAVSKTINDGTQQTRAVQQAALMLGRWLPSTGSIGTVLTLLGVQP; the protein is encoded by the coding sequence ATGGAGCTGAGCCGCGAGGAACGTGCCCTCTACAACCCCGCCTTCACCGCCCTTCTCTGCATTCGTGCCGTGCAAGGCCACGCAAAGGCGTACGAGACTCCCTGCCCGCTCCCCGTAGCTGTCACCGCCAGCATCATGGCCTTGCAACCCGCCATCAGAGACGCCCTGCCGGCAACAGCAGGCACCGGCCTGATGGGGTGGCTCGAAGCTAACCAGCACGTGCGCATCGAGATGTCCCGCAACGCCACGGCGCTCGCAGCCGTGGTCAGGCCGGGACTCCTTTTGGCTCTTCAGTCCCGCGTCGTGTTCTGCACTACGACAGGCCTGATGCTCAAGCCACGCGCCGTGAGCAAGACCATCAACGACGGGACGCAGCAGACCCGAGCCGTCCAACAGGCCGCTCTCATGCTCGGGCGCTGGCTCCCCAGCACCGGCAGCATCGGTACCGTCCTCACCCTACTGGGAGTCCAGCCGTGA
- a CDS encoding DUF3732 domain-containing protein, translating into MTFQIRAVTIYGKQPGQVHTVPFKPGGLNIVTGDSRRGKSALLTIIDYCLASSEYPVKSGKVRDYVSTFAITLVKPGQQLFVARRAPDTKKGVSTVLCVLSQAPGSPPPPLDDLRFVTPRDVAKDILSDFCGIDRNIRVPAVGRATLIAPSVRHALFFCFQAQNEVANEDVLFHSQGKEWRPNTIRGVIPYFLGATDREQALLRSRLRLARKDLSDHEAKLAAARVLVPAAGQARALLTEAIEAGLLRADASRETTAEGVLRLLRQALLQSGPQGGPDPTDDPISDLRTRRSELRSHANRARARIADLKTALAENGDFTDQAHEQRARLATLGLLKRDLIESPYGSNCPVCAGPVTPANVTAMTLTKELEHLQSDLHAIGRDTPAIEQMISDEEGRLQEIRSELARNQEEINEVNAAFRALDQEHDDVRRAAIVQGRISLYLDTAAQLAIGPRLEDRTEELCTRIAELETLLSEDAQGDRLTSFLSLINEQIRAKAQELELEHSSSMLRLDVNRLTVVADTPEGPVPLKDMGSGDNHLGYHVATLLSLHEWFAENENPVPGLLILDQPSQVYFPPDHVGEEVLESDDRILLLNIFKAIHRTLRRLDGKLQVIVMEHADLEDPAFSDHVEHRWRRRDGQALVPAAWITPEAD; encoded by the coding sequence GTGACCTTTCAGATCCGCGCGGTCACCATCTACGGCAAGCAGCCCGGCCAAGTGCACACGGTGCCCTTCAAGCCCGGCGGCCTCAACATCGTCACCGGCGACTCCCGCCGCGGCAAAAGCGCCCTGCTGACGATCATTGATTACTGTCTCGCCAGCTCCGAGTATCCAGTGAAGTCCGGCAAGGTCCGCGACTACGTCAGCACTTTCGCGATCACCCTGGTCAAGCCCGGACAGCAACTCTTCGTCGCCCGCCGCGCTCCCGATACCAAGAAGGGCGTCAGCACCGTCCTGTGCGTCCTCTCGCAGGCACCAGGCTCGCCCCCACCACCCCTGGACGACCTTCGTTTCGTCACACCGAGAGATGTCGCCAAGGACATTCTGAGCGACTTCTGCGGTATCGACCGCAACATCCGTGTGCCCGCCGTCGGCCGTGCAACGCTCATCGCACCGTCCGTCCGTCATGCGCTCTTCTTCTGCTTCCAGGCCCAGAACGAGGTCGCCAACGAAGACGTCCTCTTCCACTCCCAAGGCAAGGAGTGGAGGCCGAACACCATCCGCGGCGTCATCCCCTACTTCCTCGGCGCAACCGACCGCGAGCAAGCACTCCTCCGCAGCCGACTGCGCCTAGCACGCAAGGACCTGTCCGACCACGAAGCGAAATTGGCCGCCGCGAGAGTACTCGTCCCCGCTGCAGGCCAGGCCCGGGCTCTGCTCACCGAAGCCATCGAAGCCGGCCTTCTTCGCGCCGACGCCAGCCGCGAGACGACCGCCGAAGGAGTCCTGCGACTCTTGCGTCAGGCGCTTCTCCAAAGCGGCCCTCAAGGGGGCCCGGACCCGACCGATGACCCCATCAGCGACCTCCGCACCCGTCGTAGCGAGCTGCGGAGCCACGCCAACAGAGCACGGGCACGGATCGCCGACCTCAAGACAGCCCTGGCGGAAAACGGCGACTTCACCGACCAAGCACATGAGCAGCGCGCTCGGCTGGCCACCCTGGGTCTCCTCAAGCGCGATCTTATAGAAAGTCCATATGGCAGCAATTGCCCTGTCTGCGCCGGTCCGGTCACACCAGCCAATGTCACTGCAATGACCCTGACCAAGGAGCTTGAGCACCTCCAAAGCGACCTTCACGCCATCGGCAGAGACACTCCAGCGATTGAGCAAATGATCAGCGACGAGGAGGGCCGGCTACAGGAGATTCGTTCGGAGCTTGCCCGCAATCAGGAAGAGATCAACGAGGTCAACGCAGCCTTCAGGGCACTGGACCAGGAGCACGACGACGTACGGCGTGCAGCCATCGTGCAGGGCCGCATCAGCCTCTACCTGGACACCGCAGCCCAACTCGCCATCGGTCCCCGGTTGGAAGACCGGACCGAGGAGCTGTGCACACGGATCGCCGAGTTGGAGACGCTGCTCAGCGAAGATGCCCAAGGCGACCGCCTGACCAGCTTCCTGTCCCTGATCAACGAGCAGATCAGGGCCAAGGCACAGGAACTCGAGCTCGAACACTCCAGTTCGATGCTCCGCCTCGACGTGAACCGTCTCACCGTGGTGGCCGACACCCCCGAGGGCCCGGTTCCCCTGAAGGACATGGGAAGCGGGGACAACCACCTCGGATACCACGTGGCCACCCTCCTCAGCCTCCACGAGTGGTTCGCCGAGAACGAGAACCCAGTGCCTGGCTTGCTCATTCTCGATCAGCCCTCGCAGGTGTACTTTCCACCCGACCACGTCGGCGAAGAAGTGCTGGAGAGCGACGACCGGATCCTGCTTCTGAACATCTTTAAAGCCATCCACCGGACACTCCGCCGACTCGACGGAAAATTGCAGGTCATCGTCATGGAGCACGCAGACCTCGAAGACCCGGCTTTCAGCGACCACGTCGAGCATCGGTGGCGCCGACGCGATGGACAAGCACTCGTACCTGCCGCATGGATCACACCCGAGGCTGACTGA
- a CDS encoding IS5 family transposase (programmed frameshift), translating to MVVGLVVGKRQPRPWIVSDELWSLIEPLLPEQGPKQVEGRPRVPDRQALCGILFVLHTGIQWEYLPQELGFGSGMTCWRRLAAWNEAGVWDQLHLVLLKKLRVAKKLDWSRAVIDSSHVRAARRGPKGGPSPVDRARPGSKHHVIVDGQSIPLAVSLTGGNRNDVTQLMPLLRKIPAVAGLVGRPRRRPDTLLADRGYDHDKYRRLVWATGVKPVIARRGVPHGSGLGVYRWVVERTIAWLHGFRRLRIRWERRDDIHEAFLGLATCLITHRHVQRLC from the exons ATGGTCGTTGGTCTGGTCGTGGGGAAACGTCAGCCGCGGCCGTGGATCGTGTCGGATGAACTGTGGTCACTGATCGAGCCGTTGTTGCCTGAGCAGGGACCGAAGCAGGTGGAGGGGCGCCCGCGGGTGCCGGACCGGCAGGCGCTCTGCGGGATCCTGTTCGTCCTGCACACGGGCATCCAGTGGGAGTACCTGCCGCAAGAGCTCGGTTTCGGTTCCGGGATGACCTGCTGGCGTCGTCTGGCCGCGTGGAACGAGGCCGGCGTGTGGGACCAGCTGCACCTGGTGCTGCTGAAGAAGCTGCGGGTCGCGAAGAAGCTGGACTGGTCTCGGGCGGTGATCGACTCCTCCCACGTCCGGGCCGCTCGGCGGGGCCCAAAAG GCGGGCCCAGCCCGGTCGACCGCGCACGTCCGGGCAGCAAACACCACGTGATCGTCGACGGCCAGAGCATCCCACTAGCCGTCTCGCTGACCGGCGGGAACCGCAACGACGTCACCCAGCTCATGCCGCTGCTGCGGAAGATCCCGGCCGTCGCCGGCCTCGTCGGCCGGCCCCGCAGACGCCCCGACACGCTTCTGGCCGACCGCGGCTACGACCACGACAAATACCGCCGACTCGTCTGGGCGACCGGCGTCAAACCCGTGATCGCCCGCCGCGGAGTCCCGCACGGCTCCGGCCTCGGCGTCTACCGGTGGGTCGTGGAACGGACTATCGCCTGGCTCCACGGTTTTCGCCGGCTCCGCATTCGATGGGAACGACGCGACGACATACACGAAGCCTTCCTCGGCCTCGCCACCTGCCTCATCACCCACCGCCACGTCCAACGCCTTTGTTAG